One part of the Treponema sp. OMZ 787 genome encodes these proteins:
- the dnaK gene encoding molecular chaperone DnaK: MGKIIGIDLGTTNSCVSVMEGGEPIVIPNSEGGRTTPSIVGFTSKDERVVGQPAKNQMITNPERTVYSVKRFIGHRYNELTDELKRVPYKIVPQGDDVRIDIDGKLYSTQEISAFILQKMKKTAEDYLGETVTDAVITVPAYFNDAQRQATKDAGKIAGLEVKRIINEPTAASLAFGFNKDSKKEKTIAVYDLGGGTFDISILELGDGVFEVKSTNGDTHLGGDDFDNRIVNWLVDEFKKDTGIDLSKDRMALQRLREAAEKAKIELSSVANADINLPFITADANGPKHLQKSLSRAKFEQMTEDLFERTKEPCRKALKDAGISPDKIDEILLVGGSTRMPKILQIIKEIFGKEGSKSVNPDEAVAMGAAIQGGILGGDVKDVLLLDVTPLSLGIETMGGVFTPLINRNTTIPTRKSQVFSTAADGQTAVSIHVLQGERGMASQNRTLGNFDLVGIPPAPRGVPQIEVTFDIDANGIVHVSAKDLGTGKEQHIRIESSSGLSESEIDRMVKEAEANAENDKLEREKVEAKNNADSLIYQTEKTLKEMGDKIGAADKQQIETAIADLKQSLTSDNTADIKAKTESLQQAAYKIAEEMYKQQGAQAGADPNAGAQGAQQGGPNYGASGAGPNTGTADDVDYEVVNDDNDK, from the coding sequence ATGGGAAAGATTATTGGAATTGACTTAGGAACAACAAACTCTTGTGTATCGGTAATGGAAGGCGGCGAACCCATCGTTATACCGAACTCTGAAGGCGGAAGAACAACTCCGTCCATTGTAGGCTTTACCTCAAAAGATGAAAGGGTTGTAGGCCAGCCTGCAAAAAACCAAATGATTACCAACCCCGAAAGAACGGTTTACTCGGTAAAACGCTTTATCGGACACCGCTACAATGAACTCACAGACGAGTTAAAGCGGGTTCCCTACAAAATCGTACCTCAGGGCGATGATGTAAGAATCGACATTGACGGAAAACTTTATTCCACACAGGAAATTTCCGCCTTTATTCTGCAAAAAATGAAAAAAACAGCCGAAGACTATCTCGGCGAAACCGTAACCGACGCCGTTATAACTGTTCCGGCTTATTTTAATGATGCTCAAAGGCAAGCAACAAAGGATGCAGGAAAAATCGCCGGTTTGGAAGTAAAGCGGATTATAAACGAGCCCACAGCCGCTTCCTTGGCCTTCGGTTTTAATAAGGACTCCAAAAAAGAAAAAACAATCGCCGTATACGACCTTGGAGGAGGAACCTTCGATATTTCTATTCTCGAACTTGGTGACGGTGTTTTTGAAGTAAAATCCACAAACGGAGATACCCACTTAGGCGGTGACGACTTCGATAACCGAATAGTAAACTGGCTTGTTGACGAGTTCAAAAAGGATACCGGTATCGACCTTTCTAAGGATAGAATGGCCTTACAGCGCTTGCGCGAAGCTGCCGAAAAGGCAAAGATTGAGCTTTCTTCAGTTGCAAATGCCGATATAAACTTGCCCTTTATCACAGCCGATGCAAACGGGCCTAAGCACTTACAAAAGAGCTTATCCAGGGCTAAGTTCGAGCAGATGACCGAAGACCTCTTTGAAAGAACAAAGGAGCCTTGCCGCAAAGCATTGAAGGATGCCGGTATTTCTCCCGACAAAATCGATGAAATTCTTCTGGTCGGCGGTTCAACCCGAATGCCCAAAATTTTACAGATTATCAAAGAAATTTTCGGTAAAGAGGGCTCTAAGAGCGTAAACCCCGATGAGGCCGTAGCAATGGGAGCCGCTATACAGGGCGGTATCTTGGGCGGAGACGTTAAAGATGTTCTTCTCTTGGATGTTACTCCTCTTTCATTGGGTATCGAGACAATGGGCGGTGTATTTACTCCCCTTATCAACAGAAATACCACTATTCCGACAAGAAAAAGTCAGGTCTTCTCGACAGCTGCCGACGGACAGACTGCCGTTTCCATCCATGTATTGCAGGGTGAGCGCGGTATGGCCAGCCAGAACAGAACTCTCGGCAACTTTGACCTCGTAGGTATTCCTCCGGCACCCCGCGGTGTTCCGCAGATTGAAGTTACCTTCGATATTGATGCTAACGGTATCGTTCACGTTTCGGCTAAAGACCTCGGAACAGGAAAAGAACAGCACATCCGTATCGAAAGCTCCAGCGGTCTAAGTGAGAGCGAAATCGACAGAATGGTTAAAGAGGCTGAGGCCAATGCCGAAAACGATAAGCTCGAAAGAGAAAAGGTTGAGGCAAAAAATAATGCAGACTCTCTTATTTATCAAACCGAAAAAACTCTCAAAGAAATGGGAGACAAGATAGGGGCTGCCGATAAGCAGCAGATTGAAACTGCAATAGCCGATTTAAAACAGTCTCTTACTTCGGATAATACGGCCGACATTAAGGCAAAGACCGAAAGCCTCCAGCAGGCAGCCTATAAGATTGCAGAAGAAATGTACAAGCAGCAAGGAGCTCAAGCAGGAGCAGATCCCAACGCAGGAGCTCAGGGTGCTCAGCAGGGCGGCCCCAATTACGGTGCTTCCGGAGCAGGCCCCAACACCGGTACAGCCGATGATGTTGACTATGAAGTCGTAAATGATGATAATGATAAATAA
- a CDS encoding nucleotide exchange factor GrpE, translating to MSKNHEKQAEKKQAEKEELEKDLQPKDEPPVKDEQGAGCGFEASKESPQEEKAEHSTSSGETCGKETENDKASELEKKIEELEAQCKDWQDQYLRKAADFENYRKRMIREKQEAIDYANSNLLLDLVQVLDDFDRAIDAGNNAGKNQGGETANNAFVEGVVMIKNQMVSMLSSKYGLSYYPAKGEAFDPNLHEAVSMIQSPDVKEAVVGEELQKGYKLKERVIRHSKVMVLMPAEKQDEKEAEENETADKTNEN from the coding sequence ATGAGTAAGAATCATGAAAAGCAGGCCGAAAAAAAACAGGCGGAGAAGGAAGAACTTGAAAAAGACCTTCAGCCTAAAGATGAGCCGCCTGTGAAAGATGAACAAGGGGCCGGATGCGGTTTTGAAGCTTCAAAAGAAAGCCCTCAAGAAGAAAAAGCAGAGCACAGCACTTCTTCCGGCGAAACATGCGGAAAAGAAACAGAAAATGATAAGGCTTCTGAGCTTGAAAAAAAGATAGAAGAATTGGAAGCCCAATGTAAGGACTGGCAGGATCAGTATTTACGAAAGGCTGCGGATTTTGAAAACTACCGCAAGCGTATGATTAGGGAAAAGCAGGAAGCTATAGACTATGCAAACAGCAATCTGCTTTTGGATCTTGTACAGGTTCTGGATGATTTTGACAGAGCTATTGATGCAGGTAATAATGCCGGCAAAAATCAAGGCGGAGAGACCGCAAACAATGCCTTTGTTGAAGGTGTTGTGATGATAAAGAACCAGATGGTTTCTATGCTGAGCTCAAAGTACGGTCTTAGCTATTACCCTGCAAAGGGAGAAGCCTTCGACCCCAACCTTCACGAAGCCGTTTCGATGATTCAATCGCCCGATGTAAAAGAGGCTGTTGTAGGGGAAGAGCTCCAAAAAGGTTATAAGCTAAAAGAACGAGTGATCCGTCACTCCAAGGTAATGGTCTTAATGCCTGCCGAAAAGCAGGATGAAAAAGAGGCGGAAGAAAACGAAACCGCCGATAAAACAAACGAAAATTAG
- the cobJ gene encoding precorrin-3B C(17)-methyltransferase gives MSKLFVVGIGPGGPEQMSVQAVEALKESEIIVGYSGYIEYVKPLIEGKEVFQTGMTGEIERCKYAVSKVKEGKTVSIISTGDAGLYGMAGPILELAPDLNVEIVPGISAAFAAASRLGAPLMHDTALISLSDRLTDYEVIKKRLKLAAEGDFVIALYNPKSKTRIRYIEEAVNIILKFRSPKTPAGIVKNACRNNEEVIVTELQKINYDEIDMFTLIIIGNSNTYIQNGKIITPRGYKIK, from the coding sequence TTGAGTAAACTATTTGTTGTAGGTATCGGCCCCGGCGGGCCGGAACAGATGTCGGTTCAGGCTGTCGAAGCCTTAAAAGAATCCGAAATAATCGTAGGCTATTCTGGCTATATTGAATATGTAAAACCCCTTATCGAAGGAAAGGAAGTTTTTCAAACCGGAATGACCGGCGAAATTGAAAGATGTAAGTATGCGGTTTCAAAAGTAAAAGAAGGAAAAACCGTAAGCATTATAAGCACGGGAGACGCCGGGCTTTACGGAATGGCAGGCCCAATCTTGGAGCTTGCTCCCGATTTAAATGTCGAAATAGTTCCGGGCATCTCCGCCGCCTTTGCTGCGGCTTCACGGCTGGGTGCTCCCCTGATGCACGATACGGCTCTTATCAGCCTTTCCGACAGGCTCACCGATTACGAGGTTATAAAAAAAAGGCTCAAGCTGGCAGCCGAGGGCGATTTTGTAATAGCTCTTTACAATCCCAAATCTAAAACTCGAATCCGTTATATCGAAGAAGCCGTAAATATAATCTTAAAATTCAGATCTCCTAAAACGCCTGCGGGCATAGTAAAAAATGCCTGCCGTAATAATGAAGAAGTTATTGTCACCGAGCTTCAAAAAATAAATTACGATGAAATCGATATGTTCACCCTCATCATCATCGGGAACAGCAACACCTATATTCAAAACGGAAAAATAATTACCCCGCGAGGATATAAGATTAAATGA
- the cobK gene encoding precorrin-6A reductase has translation MIWIIGGTTEAGSLADFLKEKNAPYIMSVATEESRDFFKNHKLKVGRMDALQMEQFCLEEKINLIADLSHPYALIVSQNAKKTAQNLNIKYLRFTRGASQSSTDFDQSNFYTFDDMEGLCSFLKELKSSVVFFTTGSKTVSDFEAFRSSNRFVYRILPTVDSIEKCKNAGVATQDIIAMTGPFSQNLNEAMFKEYGASYVVMKDSGDAGGTREKLAACEALNIIALILGRGNEEGINEFEEFKKEVLKYGHA, from the coding sequence ATGATCTGGATTATAGGCGGAACGACAGAGGCCGGAAGCCTTGCCGACTTTTTAAAGGAAAAAAATGCACCCTATATAATGAGCGTTGCAACGGAAGAAAGCAGGGATTTTTTTAAAAACCATAAACTTAAGGTCGGCAGAATGGATGCCCTTCAAATGGAACAATTTTGTCTTGAAGAAAAAATAAACCTCATTGCCGATTTAAGCCATCCTTATGCCCTAATCGTTTCTCAAAATGCAAAAAAAACCGCACAAAACTTGAACATAAAATATTTGCGCTTTACCCGCGGAGCTTCTCAATCCTCAACCGATTTTGACCAAAGCAATTTTTATACCTTTGATGACATGGAAGGCCTTTGCTCATTTTTAAAAGAATTAAAATCTTCTGTTGTTTTTTTTACGACAGGTTCTAAAACCGTTTCGGACTTTGAAGCTTTCCGCTCCTCGAACCGCTTTGTATATAGAATTTTACCCACGGTTGACAGCATCGAAAAATGTAAAAATGCGGGAGTAGCGACTCAGGACATAATTGCCATGACCGGCCCCTTTTCCCAAAATTTAAATGAGGCTATGTTTAAAGAATACGGAGCCTCCTATGTTGTGATGAAGGACAGCGGAGATGCCGGAGGCACAAGGGAAAAGCTCGCCGCCTGTGAAGCTCTAAATATAATAGCCTTAATTCTCGGACGCGGAAACGAAGAGGGCATAAACGAATTTGAAGAATTTAAAAAAGAGGTTTTAAAGTATGGACATGCTTAG
- a CDS encoding ATP-binding protein codes for MNFYRKLPIGVQSFEDLRKKNFLYADKTEYVFRLANFSKVYFLSRPRRFGKSLFLSTLEAYFLGKKELFNGLYIEKAEEERAKAENSEPWIEYPVLYLDFNIGKYDESNSLKSHLNLALSKFEQIYGAYELEEELAQRFAGIVQRAYEKTGRQVVILVDEYDKPLLQTMSVNEALNEEFRSTLKSFYSVIKTCDKYIRFAFLTGVTKFSKISIFSDLNNLQDISLHQDCSALCGITQEELTAVFSPEIQVLADKEKISYEECLNLLKKRYDGYLFAKEGKSVYNPFSLLNAFSAKDVGSYWFATGTPTFLVNYLKDAHYNIPDLDGNVELDEAGLADYRADTKNPLPILFQSGYLTIKEYIREAALYRLGFPNDEVRYGFFKNLLPDYTSLRTDQTASSVWRFTEDVKNGNIDGFMERMQSIIAGVPYDNLPKDKLKLREQNYQTAVYLIFKLMGQFVETEVHCAAGRADCIVHTADSIYIFEFKLDGNGSAEDAIAQIKEKGYASPFKSSGKKIVLIGSSFDKKERTIKDWKYETFDNQ; via the coding sequence TTGAATTTTTACAGAAAACTGCCTATAGGCGTACAAAGTTTTGAAGATTTACGCAAAAAGAATTTTTTATATGCGGATAAAACGGAATATGTGTTTCGGCTTGCAAATTTCAGTAAGGTCTACTTTTTAAGCCGTCCCCGCCGCTTCGGAAAAAGTCTTTTTCTTTCTACTCTTGAGGCCTATTTTTTAGGAAAAAAAGAACTTTTTAACGGGCTATACATTGAAAAGGCGGAAGAAGAAAGAGCTAAGGCTGAAAACTCGGAACCTTGGATTGAATATCCCGTTCTTTACTTGGATTTTAATATAGGAAAATATGATGAGTCTAATTCTTTAAAAAGCCATCTAAATCTGGCTTTATCTAAATTTGAACAAATATATGGAGCTTATGAACTGGAAGAAGAATTAGCTCAAAGGTTTGCGGGTATAGTCCAGAGAGCCTATGAAAAAACAGGCAGACAGGTTGTTATCCTCGTAGACGAGTATGACAAACCTCTCTTACAAACAATGTCGGTAAATGAAGCCTTAAACGAAGAATTCCGCAGCACTCTAAAATCTTTTTATTCCGTTATAAAGACTTGCGACAAGTACATACGCTTTGCCTTTTTAACGGGTGTAACAAAATTCAGCAAGATAAGTATTTTCAGCGACTTAAATAACTTGCAAGATATAAGCCTTCACCAAGATTGCTCTGCCCTCTGCGGGATAACACAAGAAGAATTGACGGCCGTTTTTTCTCCCGAAATTCAGGTTTTAGCCGACAAAGAAAAAATAAGCTATGAAGAATGTTTAAACCTTCTTAAAAAAAGATATGACGGATATCTTTTTGCAAAGGAAGGAAAGAGCGTTTATAATCCGTTTAGTCTTTTAAATGCCTTTTCTGCAAAGGATGTGGGAAGTTACTGGTTTGCAACGGGAACGCCCACATTCTTGGTAAACTACCTAAAAGATGCTCATTATAATATTCCTGACCTTGACGGAAATGTTGAACTTGATGAAGCCGGCCTTGCCGATTACCGAGCCGACACAAAAAACCCTCTGCCGATTTTGTTTCAGTCCGGCTATCTTACAATTAAAGAATATATAAGGGAGGCCGCCCTTTACAGATTAGGCTTTCCCAATGATGAGGTCCGTTACGGCTTTTTTAAAAACCTTTTGCCGGATTACACTTCTTTGCGTACCGATCAAACAGCCTCTTCCGTTTGGCGTTTTACGGAAGATGTGAAGAACGGCAACATAGACGGCTTTATGGAAAGAATGCAGTCTATAATTGCCGGAGTTCCCTACGATAATCTTCCTAAAGACAAACTAAAACTTAGGGAGCAAAACTATCAGACGGCCGTGTACCTAATCTTTAAGCTGATGGGGCAATTTGTAGAAACCGAGGTGCACTGTGCCGCCGGAAGAGCGGACTGTATTGTTCACACTGCGGATAGTATTTATATCTTTGAATTTAAACTTGACGGGAACGGAAGTGCGGAAGATGCAATAGCACAGATAAAAGAAAAGGGTTATGCCTCTCCCTTTAAATCAAGCGGTAAAAAAATAGTCTTAATCGGTTCCTCCTTTGACAAAAAGGAGCGCACCATAAAAGACTGGAAATATGAAACTTTTGATAACCAATAA
- a CDS encoding ABC transporter ATP-binding protein, protein MDMLRIEDLSLSYGDKPVVQNLNLRVKKGQAVSIIGPNASGKSTILKSIAGIIKPAGGKIFIEEKDISKMDSKRLAQKVSILLQQNRTPDDISVEELVYFGRYPRKKWFEGFESSDKKIIEEAMKLTNTFALRDKTLETLSGGERQRAWIAMALAQEPDILLFDEPTTYLDLAHQIEFLELVNRLNKETRVTVVLVLHDLNQAARYGNYLFAMKDGRLFAQGSPQEVLTPQNILSIYNIEADIINRPDRLVVIPR, encoded by the coding sequence ATGGACATGCTTAGGATAGAGGATTTAAGCCTTTCCTACGGAGACAAACCTGTTGTTCAAAATTTAAACCTAAGGGTAAAAAAGGGGCAGGCGGTTTCGATAATCGGGCCCAATGCTTCGGGAAAGTCTACCATTTTAAAAAGCATAGCAGGAATTATAAAACCTGCCGGCGGTAAAATCTTTATCGAAGAAAAAGACATCTCAAAAATGGATTCCAAAAGATTAGCCCAAAAGGTTTCTATTCTTTTGCAGCAAAACAGAACGCCCGACGATATAAGCGTTGAAGAGTTGGTCTATTTCGGCCGCTATCCGCGGAAAAAATGGTTTGAGGGTTTTGAATCTTCCGATAAAAAGATAATAGAAGAAGCTATGAAGCTTACAAATACCTTTGCTTTGCGGGACAAAACCTTGGAAACACTGTCCGGCGGCGAAAGACAAAGAGCTTGGATAGCCATGGCCCTTGCCCAAGAGCCCGATATCCTTTTATTCGATGAGCCTACGACCTATCTGGATTTGGCTCATCAAATAGAATTCTTGGAGCTTGTAAACCGTTTAAACAAGGAAACGAGGGTTACGGTAGTCTTGGTTCTTCACGATTTAAATCAAGCAGCCCGTTACGGCAACTACCTTTTTGCTATGAAAGACGGCCGACTCTTTGCCCAAGGCAGTCCCCAAGAGGTTCTTACCCCTCAAAATATTTTAAGTATCTATAACATAGAGGCTGATATCATCAATAGACCCGACAGATTGGTCGTAATTCCAAGATAA
- the dnaJ gene encoding molecular chaperone DnaJ, with amino-acid sequence MSASKRDYYEVLGVDKKASNDEIKKAYRKLAIKYHPDKNQGDKAAEEKFKEATEAYEILIDEKKRSMYDQFGHAGVDGMSGGGGYDPSAFQGFEDIFGGGFSDIFENLFGSAFGRSSGFGGRHAGPMRGSNLRYDLQISFVDAVYGKKAELSYTRNEKCSECHGSGSESGSSKKMCPDCKGTGQVRQSNGFFSISRPCPTCGGEGSIIEKPCKKCGGNGLERKKQRIIVTIPAGVENGKRITIPSQGSAGQGGGDYGDLFVFIFVQAHPHFERNGIDLYCAVPISMTQAALGGEINIKSLDEKTLKLKIPAGTQNGKLLRIRGEGVPTGIGRKGDLYIQIQVQIPSKLSSKSKKLLQEISELEGENENPSLIALKDLP; translated from the coding sequence GTGTCGGCATCTAAAAGAGACTATTATGAGGTTTTAGGCGTAGATAAAAAGGCCTCAAATGACGAAATCAAAAAAGCATATCGAAAATTAGCAATCAAATATCATCCCGATAAAAACCAAGGGGATAAGGCAGCTGAAGAAAAATTTAAAGAAGCAACCGAAGCTTATGAAATTCTTATCGACGAAAAAAAGCGCAGCATGTATGACCAATTCGGCCATGCAGGTGTAGACGGAATGTCCGGCGGCGGAGGCTATGATCCTTCAGCCTTCCAAGGTTTTGAAGACATCTTCGGAGGCGGCTTTTCCGATATTTTTGAAAATTTATTCGGGAGTGCTTTCGGCCGAAGCTCAGGCTTTGGAGGCCGTCATGCAGGACCTATGCGCGGCTCAAACCTTCGTTATGATCTTCAAATTTCTTTTGTCGATGCAGTTTACGGCAAAAAAGCCGAGTTAAGCTATACCCGCAACGAAAAATGCTCCGAATGTCACGGATCAGGCAGTGAAAGCGGCAGTTCAAAGAAGATGTGCCCTGATTGTAAGGGAACAGGACAGGTACGCCAAAGTAACGGCTTTTTTTCAATATCTAGGCCCTGTCCGACCTGCGGCGGTGAAGGCTCTATAATAGAAAAACCATGTAAAAAATGCGGCGGAAACGGCTTAGAACGAAAAAAACAGAGAATAATAGTTACCATTCCTGCCGGTGTCGAAAACGGAAAACGCATTACAATCCCAAGCCAGGGAAGTGCCGGTCAGGGCGGAGGAGACTACGGAGACCTCTTTGTATTTATCTTTGTACAAGCTCATCCTCATTTTGAGCGGAACGGAATAGACCTCTACTGTGCAGTCCCCATCTCGATGACTCAGGCTGCCTTGGGCGGAGAAATAAACATTAAATCCCTTGACGAAAAAACCTTAAAGCTTAAAATCCCTGCCGGAACGCAAAACGGAAAACTTTTAAGAATCCGGGGTGAAGGAGTTCCAACAGGTATAGGCCGAAAGGGAGATCTTTATATTCAAATTCAAGTTCAAATTCCTTCAAAGTTGTCATCAAAGTCAAAAAAACTTTTGCAGGAAATTTCCGAACTTGAGGGCGAAAATGAAAATCCAAGCCTCATAGCCTTAAAGGATTTGCCTTAA
- a CDS encoding DNA-binding protein, whose amino-acid sequence MNKIKYISVKETAKRWQISERSVRNYCLQGRIAGALLEGKTWKIPSDVEKPHRKTRHTAKQDTLLSFLKREKDAGLKGGIYHKIQIDLTYNSNHIEGSKLTHEQTRFIFETRTLGVTDDVVRVDDIVETVNHFHCIDLIIEGAHTKLSESFIKQLHYVLKYGTTDSRKSWFKVGDYKMLENEVGGDETTKPADVAAEMKALLTKYNLKAKITFDDILDFHVRFEAIHPFQDGNGRIGRLIIFKECLKHNIVPFIITEELKIYYYRGIKKWKNERGYLRDTCLTGQDLMKQCLDYFSIIYD is encoded by the coding sequence ATGAATAAGATAAAATACATATCTGTTAAAGAAACTGCAAAGCGCTGGCAAATCAGTGAACGTAGTGTAAGAAATTACTGCTTGCAGGGTAGAATTGCGGGGGCTCTATTAGAAGGTAAAACATGGAAAATCCCTTCCGATGTAGAAAAGCCTCATCGAAAAACTCGTCATACAGCAAAACAGGATACTCTTTTATCGTTTCTTAAACGTGAAAAGGATGCCGGTCTGAAAGGCGGAATTTATCACAAAATTCAGATTGATCTTACTTATAATTCAAATCACATCGAAGGTTCAAAACTTACCCACGAGCAAACCCGCTTTATTTTTGAAACAAGAACTCTTGGCGTTACAGATGACGTTGTTAGAGTTGATGATATTGTTGAAACAGTCAATCATTTTCATTGTATTGATTTAATAATAGAAGGTGCACATACGAAACTTTCAGAAAGTTTTATAAAACAGCTTCATTATGTTCTAAAGTACGGTACAACTGACAGCCGGAAATCATGGTTTAAGGTTGGGGATTATAAAATGCTGGAAAACGAAGTGGGCGGCGATGAAACTACAAAACCTGCGGATGTTGCAGCAGAGATGAAAGCATTATTAACGAAATACAATTTAAAAGCTAAAATCACTTTTGATGACATCTTAGATTTTCATGTCCGGTTTGAAGCTATTCATCCATTTCAAGACGGTAATGGCCGTATTGGAAGATTAATAATTTTCAAAGAATGTCTTAAACATAATATTGTCCCTTTTATAATTACTGAAGAACTAAAAATTTACTATTATAGAGGAATTAAAAAGTGGAAAAATGAAAGAGGTTATTTAAGAGACACTTGTCTTACCGGACAGGATTTAATGAAACAATGTTTGGATTATTTCAGTATTATTTATGATTAA